The DNA region TTGGTTGGAGTAGGGCAGGAAACTTTCAAAAGACTGAGCTTTAGAACTTAGAACCAGGTTGGgaatattggcttttttttttttccagtgtcttTTCAAGTTATCTGTTGcactagtctgttctcacactgctaaaaagACATAGCAGAGAATGGGTCATTcataaagaagtttaattgactcacagttccgtatggctgaggaggtctcaggaaactcacaatcatggtggaaggtgaaagagaagcaggcaccttctttacaaggcagCCAAAAGGAGAATGAACGCAGGAGGAACTACCcaacacttacaaaaccatcagatctcgcgagaactcactatcacgagaacagcatgggctggcacgattcaattacctccacctggtcgcTCCCTTGaaacgattcaattacctccacctggtctctcccttgaaacgattcaattacctccacctggtctcccCCTTGAAACGTggagattggccgggcgcggtggctcaagcttgtaatcccagcactttgggaggccaagtcgcgcggatcacgaggtcaggagatcgagaccatcctggctaacacggtgaaaccctgtctctactaaaaaatacaaaaaactagccgggcgaggtggcgggcgcctatagtcccagttactcgggaggctgaggcaggagaatggctttaacccgggaggcagagcttgcagtgagctgagatccggccactgcactccagcctgggcgacagagcgagacttccgtctcaaaaaaaaacaaaaacaaaacaaaaacaaaaaaaaaccaacgtgaagattatggggattacaattcaagatgagattctggGTAGGGATACAGCCAAACTGTATCGTTTATGTAACCTCCAACTCTACCTCCATCCCAAGCATTGGAGACAGGAGTCAGGGATTAAGAGAAATTAGTCCTAAGCCTTTACCTTACCTGCGTAAGCAGGGTTGATCTGACATGAAGACACCTGCTTcagaatgttatttattttattttatttacttatttttgagatcgagtcttgctctgtcgcccaggctggagtgcagtggcacgatctcggctcactgcaacctccacctcccaggttcaagcaattctcctgcctcagcttcctgagtagctgggcttacaggtgcgcaccaccacgcccggctaatttttatatttttagtagagacagggtttcaccatgttggtcaggctagtctcaaactcctgacctcgtgatccacccactttggcctcccaaagtgctgggattatagctgtgagccaccgtgcccagcccagaatattattttttaaaaagctcccgtGAGTGCCTTGTTCAAGTAACTCTTACCCTCAAAGGAGTTAACCTATTTAGCCATTACCTCAGAATGCATTCCTCAGAATGGGCCACATCCTTCCCCCATCATATCAGGGAAGGGATGAAATATAACACCCTCAAATTATAGTAGAGGGGGCAGTTGGAGTGGCAAAAGAAGTCTGGATCATGAGGTGCTGTTCCTAGAGCTCCTAAAGGATTATTAGAGGTGAGGGAGCTAGAGGGCGCTGCATACAAGAGAGCAAGAAAGACTTACCAGATGTTTCCTAAAATGAGGTTGGTTTGATGGAGAAGCAGGCAAGTGCAGTGGGGGATCCATGGACTATAGATCTCattctgccactttctagctggGATGCCAGGGCAAATTGCTGAACCTCTTTGGCTTCTTCTTGCTGTGTTTCATGAAGAGATTGAACTAAATGAAGTTTGAGCTCCTTCTGGTATTAACAGGAGGGTGTAGGCATATATATGGTGGGATGATTCTAAGTCTAAATGCATGCTTTAATGTATCCTGGGCAGCTCCTTAGTCTGCATGTTTCCTTGGCTCCCTCTGGAGCCTACCAGGCTTCTCCAGGACTTGTCTGACCCCACCTACTGTGAAAGCTGCCTCCTGGGTGAACAGCCGGGGTTGTAACTCTCCAGGGAGGTGGATGATTCCTGGAGGCTGTGAGTGAGACTGGGTCGACCTCCAGTGGCCAAAAGCCAATAGGCACAATAGGGTGAAGTCGAGGCTGTGGCCAGATCATTCCTGGTAAGCAGGTGGTGTTCTCTGAGATACTTACAGAGCTTGCTCCTCAATCCACTCTGTGAATCCAAGCTACCTGAGGCATTAAATATACTTGGTGATGTCTGTAGTCAGTTACAAGTAATTTCAGATACTCAATTTGTCTATAACCACTGTGAAGTTACTTAgctatttttcatcattttcatttcataaatgaggaagctcagaaaaaaaagagtgacttGTCTCAAAGTTTAGAAATTTATATAGACTTTGTTACAGAACAAAATTCGGTGCAAGCCTGTATTGGCTTTAACCAAGGAGAGTGGATTAGAGACAGAATGGATTTCAGAATAAGAGAATTTCTATTACCAGATGTCCTATGGCACAAGGTGTAGTGAAGTCAGCTTTAGAGTCAGAATTAAGACTCAACAGCGCTGTCAGATGCTAGAGGAGGAAATTTGGGCAAGTTaattctcattctcattttcctcatctaagAGATAATACGTCagaggattaaataatataaaatagtgcAGAGCTGCCTGACATGCTACATTATTCCCTTTCATACAATCCTAAATATGTAGATAGAAATACAGAATCTCTCAGTAACTGTTTCATATTTTCCTCTATGTGATTTTCAACAATTTGGTTTCTACCTCCAACCTGACTAAAAATAGGCTAGTCAGGGTTCTTCTCTTGAAGTCAAAAGCTTAATTGTGGGAGGTGGGGGGTCAATTAAGCCAGGTAAAAGGAAATCTTTCTCATCTGCAGTCTAGCTGTTAGGACTACATATTCAGAGGGCAAAGCATTGGCCTGGTGATATAGGGGCAATCTACCTTTTCTAGGCCGAATGGCCCTGGGAGTTGTGCCCAGTGTGAGTGGCCTGGCATCATGGAGATTTACTCAGCACGCTTGACTGAGCCTGGCCCTGGCTGGGAGGATTATGTTTCATCCAATGCTGAAGTCACTTGAAATTCCCCTCATTCATCCAAAGATACAGAAAAGAAGTAACTCATGGTATTGCTGAGAAAAGAACTTTATTGTTAGCTATTCTTGcatcttttgttttctatgtgtTCAAACCAGATTCATCCAAACCATCTTTTATGTTAAGAATCATAAGCACATAGATTTTATCTCACACCCCGACATTTCATCAAACTATCAAATTATCTTATTCTGTCTTTATCTGTAGTTCTCAGAGTGCTATAGAAGCCAAGAAATgaagtttttatcattttttgctttttgaatgtACCCACATTCAGAGCTCATTCTTGGATGGGTCTGATGCTTGCAGTGGAGGTGGGATGAGGCAGGAGGCCAAACcattctttttaagaaatgtccTGACCTAAACACTACattaatcacacacacacacacacacacacacacacacacacacacacacacacacagagagagagagagagagagagagagagagagagagagagagagagagagagagagagagagagagagagacagagggacagaATCAACTGAAGTGAAATCCAAATTCtactccctccccatccccttcctCTTTACCAATCCCCTTTGCATCCCGGAGGAGGTCTCTCTGCTTCTTGTGTCTCTATTTCACCCCTTAACAGAGATGCTCAGGTACCGCATGAGGAGCTGAGGATTCACAAACAAAATTCAATCTAAATAACTTTTCAGATATGTcttcctgaaatatttactagTCCTCTCCCTGTCTGACAAGTGATCACAACAATGAGTCATCCTTTGGGCATTAATCCATAGCAGCCTGAAATAACAGCAATACCAGAGCTATGActttacattttccattttaattaaaacTCTCACTTCACTTAAACCTGATTATCTTAAGGCTAATTTTATTCCATGCTTGGCCTTCAAATTTGTGCTAATTTGCAAGCCTTTTCCAAATCATCTCTTACATGAATGCAAGAAAAATTCTCATCCATGAAATTCCTTGACTCAGGAAAATGTATCTCTTTACCCACAGAGAGGACTTTTCAGAAGGTACTCTCTGAAAAGGAGGCAGAAGAAATTGTTTTTACAAAATGAGTTAGGGCTAGAAACTAAATCTATGTACCTTAAACTATAATTCAATCTATATAGTTATACCATGTATGATTTCCCAGAGATCTTGTCTGTATCAGATCAAGAGAATAAAACCTAATGAACAAAATAATCTTGGGGTTCTATATCCctaaaaaaacataatttcataGTGTCATCATTATCCTCTTCTTTACTATAAGACACATACCTAGAACACTAATCCATTGTCAGTccctttttctatttattcatttcaaataaacATGATGCAATGTCTACACATTCAGATCTCATACATGTTGCTTTTTGTGGCATGGTCTACTGATCATTTCCCCTGTACCGTTTTCTAAGATTAGCTTTCCCCACACTTCTTTTGGGTGCATATTGTATGCTTCTTGAAAGACAAATACACAGCGTTTTGCAAAGTGCTGAGAATGCACTTGGTAAAGACTTGGTGATTCTGTGACTTAATTGTGACTTACACATTTTTCTATCTCCTCCCATTCAATGGTTAGTACTTGTACCTTTTGTGGACCCTCTGCCACTTCAAGTCCACCTCTTATACATACATATTCCTTTATACGCAACTCATGAGAGTTAAGCCAAGCTCCACTGAGTTCTGAAACTTCTACAGATGTCTGCTGCTATGCCTGTTGAACATAAAAACACTTGGAGAGGggacattcattttttaaaaactttttttttggtggagggagTATGGGGACAGAAACTTCATTATTTGAGAATGCTGCTGTTGAGCAGAAGAAATGATTAAGACAAAGTTTGAATGGAATAAGACTACACATTCAGTGCCAAAATTACAAATGACcacctcttcccttctctcatGACTTCTATTTTGCACTCAACCAGTACagagtattttgtagttttgtattGAGACACAACTCCTACCTCCCCCAGGAAACTACTTTGGGGCCCTTTGATCTCCTTCCTTTAGCTTCCTAACAAACCTaggacttataatttcgactgtgtgtatgtgtgtgtgtttacagaaTCTCTGGTATCTCCAGTGAGAACAGAGTGAGCCTCACCCTTTCCTCATGACTAAGTCCAGAGAATGTGAGGTGAAGGAGTTCTGTGACTTTTTAacttgagtagtattccactcaCTGTCCACAGAGGCTTGGGTTACACTGTCTGCATCGCTGATTACAgtaacagtgtgtgtgtgtatacacacacacaaccatacTGCCACAAATGCATACTAGAAAGCAGGGCCTTACTTTCCCTGAACTGTTACAATGCCTAGCCCAGAGTACTCTGGTAATAGTGACTTCATGGAGTTTTGTACACATACCCATGTGAGAAAGGATACAAGCTAAGCTACTCACCCACACCTCATGAAACCTACGGGAGCTAGCCCTGACTCATGGTTCATTTATGAATACAGAAGCCCCAATTAATTAAATTAACTTGGTCTCCCAATCCATGATCTTGAGTTTTAATTGATAAGCATAAAACAGACACACTTGAAAATTTTTGGATTCACATTGCACCACCAGTACATGGCCTTTTCCATTAATGTCCACATTGACCAACCTTTCATACTATGTGTGCTTCTTACAAGAAATTAAAAGCAGAGCCTCCTCCTTTGTTGCCCAGCACAGAAGCTTTACTGTATAGTTCCAGAGTCTCTGGTATCTCCAGTAGGAACAGAGTGGGCCTCAGCCTCTCCTCATGACTAAGTCCAGATAATTTGAGGTGAAAGTTTGATGACTTTTTAACTTTAGTATTCCACTCATTGTCCACAAATGCTTGGGTTACACTGCCTGCCTTACTAATTAAAAGTGAGGTAACCTGGTATAAGCTGTGCCCAACCCAATATTCGAGAACATTTAGTGAGCACTTTAAAACCAGGCTGTATTACTAAACATCCCCAGCTTCCAAAGCTCAGAAGTGTGGTGGGCCTAATCATTTTCCAAAATGGAATCTTAAGATCTCCAGCTGCCCTCTTCACTGCCAAGTATGAAAAACAAATCCTGACTTTAACGCTAAAATTCGCAACTGACTTCTGAGGACATCTAATGGCAGCTGTTTTCCAGCGACGGGAACAGATTACATGGATGCATCTTCCAACACCCTGTGACAAAGAGTTGCAGTGATTCATCATCAAGCCTCTAAAGTGCAAGGCACATAGGCTTTACACGAATGATCTGTGTTCAAACTCAGTGTGCCACTTGTTAGCTGTGTGAGCTTAACCAAATCTCTgtgagcctgttttctcatctgccgAATGGGAGCAACACCACCTTGTTCACAAGGTTGTAAAAGCTgtacataatatacataaagaCCCTTGACATATTGCCTCAATATAGTAGATAATAAAAgttagccattattatttttattctcttaagaGTTTAAATCGGCTAGAGTCTGATTTTAAATTGAATCTTCTCAGACCGAGTCATCCAGAACTAGAATTAACATACGTACATTCTGTCTGTAAGGCTGTTAAATGCCTGTAGAGGTTACTTAGTGGGTTAGAAAGATTAGAACCCTGAAGTGAAAGGACGCTGTCCCTGCTCCCACTCTTAGACCTGCAGCACATGCACGCGCGCACACAATCACACCCACCCAGGCTAAACTTGTATGCCCATTTGTGTGTTTCCAATGTTACTTGATGAAAATGCCTGTAGTCCTTCAACAGGCTGCAGGTggtcagagaaaaaagaaagaaaatgcctgtAGTCTTAATCGTTTTCAAAAATTTAAGATGCGAAAGCGAGGCCCCAGGTAACTACCTATATTCCATTAGAAGAGAAAGCAAGGGAGAAGGGACTAACTGCTACATTTTCTTGTTGTTAGCAATATAATGGCTCCCACGTGCTGGGATCCCAGTCTGATGAGAAGAAATGACACGAAGGTCATGGATGGACCTCACTGTCCACTGTGAAAGTTCCTGCAGCACCTTTAGGCCCCACAGCTTCTTCTCAAAGAGACCACCATCTCCAAAACTAAGAGGCATCCCATCAGCCTCATTGTGGGGAATCTTGTATTCCAGGAGTATCATTAACTCCTCTATCTGGTATGCAAAGGCAGCAACCTGGAGAAGAAGGGTATGTATAGCTTGATGGAAGTCACCTTTGGTTGGGGTAAAATGCACCTGCTGGTCTTCtaaaagcctggccaacaaaacATGGAAGGTACGATAAGCTTGAAGGTTCTCTTGGAGTCGCTCTGCCTCGGTCAGCTCACTCCACTGATCAGTGCTTGCCACTGGCACCCCATCCACAGAATCCAGGTTGATGTTCTTGTTCAGGCCCTGATGCTTCACCTGGCCGAGGATACAGGAAAACACCACATCTTCTGTAATCACCCCAATGTCCTTAAATC from Rhinopithecus roxellana isolate Shanxi Qingling chromosome 15, ASM756505v1, whole genome shotgun sequence includes:
- the CNTF gene encoding ciliary neurotrophic factor, whose product is MAFAEHSPLTPHSRDLCSRSIWLARKIRSDLTALTESYVKHQGLNKNINLDSVDGVPVASTDQWSELTEAERLQENLQAYRTFHVLLARLLEDQQVHFTPTKGDFHQAIHTLLLQVAAFAYQIEELMILLEYKIPHNEADGMPLSFGDGGLFEKKLWGLKVLQELSQWTVRSIHDLRVISSHQTGIPARGSHYIANNKKM